A single genomic interval of Flavobacteriales bacterium harbors:
- a CDS encoding gliding motility-associated C-terminal domain-containing protein: MTRTRRSPFASRVPSLLRRSLAPLALVAALGWGHEARATHAMGGEISYTCVAPNQYLVTLDFYRDCNGVAAPTNCNNGLSFNVRSTQCGANFNQCFTFQGVQVITPICASETDRCLNPGGVYGVEKYTYTRLVNLNAWAGCGTDWVFSWSLCCRNNAVTSLQNPGNQDLYLDATLNNTVTPCNNSADFLTNPTPFYCLGQSVSYNPGAVDPDGDLLTYELIAARGANGNNLNYAAGYSALQPVRNGGGAGAVQLNATTGTMTVIPNQLQVAVVTYRVREFRNGVQIGTVTRDVQVVVRPCAGNTAPTASGINGSANFTTSVCAGVPITFTVNSNDANAGQTVQMNWNSGIPGATFTTAGLPFPVGTFNWTPTVADLGTNNFTVTVTDDACPLIGTNDFGYSVIVTPPFTAANAGPDQQVCGGSATLAGALPYSQVTGTWTVVSGSGVFADANSPTSAVSGLSQGANVFQWSVDYGTCGIATDQVTITSFNPGQAAANAGPDQALCLPANSTTLAANTAASPAVGTWTLVSGTGTVANPNSPTSTVSGLSVGANTFRWTINNGPCGAPTTDQVTIFVYNNAQPAANAGPDQQLCTPTTSTTLAGNAVIFPATGAWTVVQGSGVFANANSPTSGVSGLSIGVNRFRWTISNGPCAPPSTQDEVTVTVFDQNSPSANAGPDLTLCSPPNSITLTGNAPIAPATGTWTLVSGQGTISTPNAPTTLVTNLGLGVNIFQWTLNNGPCVNGVTQDQVSVTVFSSASPSANAGPDQEICSSTNSTQLAGSTPIAPALGTWTLVSGSGTITSPNSPTSQVTNLGIGNNVFRWTVNNGPCANGLTNDEVTIRVFDANAPVANAGPNQSICSSTGSVSLAGNTPTFPATGVWTLVSGSGNIVSPGNPTSIVTGLGLGANVFQWTVDNGACQNPISSDQVTITVFDANQANANAGADQALCGATSATLAGNAVTAPGTGTWTLVSGSGSISTPGNPASAVTGLAVGNNVFQWTVNNGACGAPTSDQVTIAVFDPSMPAANAGPDQQLCTPITSTTLNGSAVIFPGTGTWTLVSGSGTISSPNSASTGITGLGVGVNVFRWTVSNGPCAGTSFDEVTITLFDSATPVANAGPDQQICIPTFPSQVNLAGSAVIPPAVGTWTLVSGTGTIADPNDPNTLVTGLAVGINVFRWTVSNGVCANGLTNDQMTVFVFDAANPVADAGPDQDLCTPITTTVLSGSALIVPATGTWTLVSGSGTIVDPGDPNSQVTGLGLGPNVFQWTVSNGNCANPITSDQVTINLFNGNAQPAEAGPDQTICSTTTSISMSANTPTGLATGSWSVVQGTATFADATDPGTSVSGLSIGINELEWSIDNGACGVSTDALTVLVYDEDQANADAGPDQSICIPDVPNQVTLAGNAITFPATGTWTLVSGSGSILDPNDPLTVVTGLGVGVNVFQWTIDNGPCANGITTDQVSITVFDGGNAAADAGPDQELCTPTSTTTMAGSTVVFPAVGTWTVVSGTATIVSVNDPNTQVTGLGVGETVLRWTVDNGVCGTPSFDEVSLFVFDANNPVANAGPDQELCILTTLTVVNGSAVTFPATGTWAVVSGSGTFDDQNAPFTNLTGYSVGTNVYTWTVSNGPCANGLTVDTLRVVVYDNTNPIANAGPDQEYCTPDDAAVLDGSELLPPATGVWTLIAGSGTLADPTDPNTTVDNLTVGINTFRWSVDNGPCINGNTNDQMNILVFDANNPPADAGPDQELCTPNTSTTMAGSALITPATGTWTLVSGGGTIVTPGSPTTAITDLPVGENVFRWTVDNGPCSNPITFDEVSLFVFDENNPVANAGPDQQLCTPNVNATLAGSALTFPATGTWTLIAGSGTINDPGDPDAVVSGLGVGENVLVWTVSNGPCTNPITTDTVSIFLFDANNANADAGPDQELCTPTSTTTLAGNAPIFPAIGTWTVVSGSAIIDDPNDPTSGVSGLGVGETVLQWTVDNGPCANGSTSDVVSLFVFDDANPVADAGGDLELCAPDNAVTLSGSAVTFPATGTWTVVSGTATVVSPNDPNSVVTDLVVGETILEWTVDNGPCANGITTDQVSIQVFDPQSASADAGPDQDLCTPTTAATLAGSTTIFPSVGTWTVLAGAGSFADANDPATTVSGLIVGENVLVWTVDNGPCANGVTSDTLSIFLYDANNPVADAGADQQLCTPDTTTTLAGSAVIFPATGLWTLVSGTGTIVDPTDPNSAVTGLTVGENVFLWTVTNGPCANPVTSDAVSIFIFDDSNPDANAGADQDLCTPITSATLSGSAVTFPATGQWTLVNGQGTITDPSDPNTTVTGLGIGLNEFAWTVDNGPCANGITADNVVINLFDENAPPADAGPDQELCAPASSTFLQGNTAVGVAIGTWTLVQGTGVFADANDPLTEVTGLTIGENIFQWTIDNSVCGISDDLVSIFVFDPNNPPADAGPDQELCVPTDSTLLAGNTPIFPATGTWSVIAGTGVFADANDPGTLVSTLSIGVNTFRWTVDNGPCANPITFDEVTVILYSDSTSAADAGPDQEVCLPLTSTVMAAAPPQAPATGSWTLIGGAGTIVDPASPTSAITDLTVGISTFVWTLDNGPCPQNGIMSDTIQIYVYDPTAPTADAGPDQELCTPQVNTMMQGNIPAFPGEGTWSLLSGSGTIVEPNNPFSMITGMAVGENVFVWQIYNGQCGFGPPSTDTVSVFIFDENQPPAQTGPDQELCTPTTGAVLTANDPIFPATGQWTVLQGGGTLADASDPNTAVFNLSIGDNVFVWTIDNGPCPNAVTTDTMQVTLFDENSPSADAGPDQEICIPTFPNTVTMAATDPTYPATGQWTLVSGTGTITDPTSATTTITDLQVGVSVFEWTVSNGPCPNGTTTDQVTISVFDASQDAADAGPDQELCTPTSSTTLAGNALIFPATGSWTVLSGSGTVTDPASPTSSITGLTPGTTTLVWTIDNGPCTPGITTDTVLIQVFDNTAAAALAGDDQSFCSPAPNTTMFASSPVAPAVGLWTLISGTGTLADPTSPFTAVTDLGLGETVFEWTIDNGACGSTSDQMSFFVYNSALAAADAGEDQEFCQHQFTGTALDAEPVFDALATGAWSVVSGTATLSDPADPAAFASGLALGNTWFVWTVNNGVCGTTSDSVLVRLKDCLTVIVPDAFSPNGDGVNDTYVVHNLESYPDNSLQVFNRWGAKVLDRSPYTNDWNGRSENSLNWGEELPESTYYFILDLGNGEEPFTGYIYIRR; encoded by the coding sequence ATGACCCGAACCCGACGCTCCCCCTTCGCATCGCGCGTACCGTCCCTTCTCCGTCGCTCTCTGGCCCCCCTGGCTCTCGTGGCCGCCCTGGGCTGGGGCCATGAGGCCCGTGCCACCCATGCGATGGGCGGGGAGATCAGCTACACCTGTGTGGCGCCGAACCAGTACCTGGTGACGCTCGACTTCTATCGCGACTGCAACGGGGTGGCGGCACCCACCAACTGCAACAACGGCCTGAGCTTCAACGTGCGCAGCACCCAGTGCGGGGCCAACTTCAACCAGTGCTTCACCTTCCAGGGGGTACAGGTGATCACGCCGATCTGCGCCAGCGAGACGGACCGATGCCTGAACCCCGGTGGCGTGTACGGTGTGGAGAAGTACACCTACACCCGGCTGGTGAACCTCAACGCCTGGGCGGGCTGTGGCACCGATTGGGTGTTCAGCTGGTCGCTGTGCTGCCGCAACAATGCGGTCACCTCCCTGCAGAACCCCGGCAACCAGGACCTCTACCTGGACGCCACGCTGAACAACACGGTGACGCCGTGCAACAACTCGGCCGACTTCCTCACCAACCCCACACCGTTCTACTGCCTCGGCCAGAGCGTGAGCTACAATCCCGGCGCAGTGGATCCCGACGGTGACCTGCTGACCTACGAGCTGATCGCGGCGCGGGGCGCGAACGGCAACAACCTCAACTATGCGGCCGGTTACAGCGCCCTTCAGCCCGTGCGCAACGGCGGCGGCGCCGGTGCCGTGCAGCTCAACGCCACCACGGGCACCATGACCGTGATCCCGAACCAGCTGCAGGTGGCGGTGGTGACCTACAGGGTGCGCGAGTTCCGCAACGGCGTGCAGATCGGTACCGTGACCCGCGATGTGCAGGTGGTGGTGCGCCCGTGTGCGGGCAACACCGCGCCGACCGCGAGCGGCATCAATGGCTCCGCCAACTTCACCACCTCGGTCTGCGCCGGTGTGCCCATCACGTTCACCGTCAACTCCAACGACGCGAACGCGGGCCAGACGGTCCAGATGAACTGGAACAGCGGCATCCCCGGAGCGACCTTCACCACGGCGGGCCTGCCTTTCCCGGTCGGCACCTTCAACTGGACGCCCACCGTGGCGGACCTCGGCACCAACAACTTCACGGTGACCGTGACCGATGACGCGTGTCCCCTCATCGGCACGAACGACTTCGGCTACTCGGTGATCGTCACCCCGCCCTTCACGGCCGCCAACGCGGGGCCCGATCAACAGGTCTGCGGAGGATCGGCCACGCTGGCCGGAGCACTTCCGTACAGCCAGGTGACGGGGACGTGGACGGTGGTGAGCGGCAGCGGGGTGTTCGCGGACGCCAACTCGCCCACCAGCGCGGTGAGCGGTCTGTCGCAAGGCGCCAATGTGTTCCAATGGAGCGTGGACTACGGCACCTGCGGCATCGCGACCGATCAGGTGACCATCACCTCCTTCAACCCCGGGCAGGCCGCGGCCAATGCGGGCCCGGACCAGGCCTTGTGCCTGCCGGCGAACAGCACCACCCTGGCCGCGAACACGGCCGCATCGCCGGCGGTGGGCACCTGGACACTGGTGAGCGGTACGGGCACGGTGGCCAACCCCAACAGCCCCACCAGCACCGTCAGCGGCTTGAGCGTGGGCGCCAATACGTTCCGCTGGACGATCAACAACGGACCCTGCGGTGCGCCCACGACGGACCAGGTGACCATCTTCGTGTACAACAACGCGCAGCCTGCGGCGAACGCCGGTCCCGACCAGCAGCTGTGCACGCCGACGACCAGCACCACGCTGGCCGGCAATGCCGTGATCTTCCCGGCCACGGGCGCCTGGACGGTGGTGCAGGGCAGCGGTGTGTTCGCCAATGCCAACAGCCCCACCAGCGGTGTGAGCGGCCTCAGCATCGGCGTGAACCGCTTCCGATGGACCATCAGCAACGGCCCCTGTGCACCACCCAGCACGCAGGATGAAGTGACCGTGACGGTGTTCGACCAGAACAGCCCGAGCGCGAACGCCGGCCCGGACCTCACCCTGTGCTCGCCCCCGAACAGCATCACCCTCACGGGCAATGCACCCATCGCTCCCGCCACAGGCACGTGGACCTTGGTGAGCGGACAAGGAACGATCTCCACCCCGAACGCTCCCACCACCCTGGTGACCAACCTGGGGCTGGGCGTCAACATCTTCCAGTGGACCTTGAACAACGGCCCCTGTGTGAACGGCGTGACCCAGGACCAGGTGAGCGTGACGGTCTTCAGCAGCGCTTCACCCTCGGCCAATGCGGGACCCGATCAGGAGATCTGCAGCAGCACGAACAGTACGCAGCTTGCGGGCAGCACGCCCATCGCACCGGCGCTCGGCACATGGACCCTGGTGAGCGGCAGCGGCACCATCACGAGCCCCAACAGCCCCACATCGCAGGTGACCAACCTCGGGATCGGCAACAACGTGTTCCGGTGGACGGTGAACAACGGCCCCTGTGCGAACGGACTGACCAATGACGAGGTCACGATCCGTGTGTTCGACGCCAATGCCCCGGTGGCCAATGCCGGCCCGAACCAGTCGATCTGCTCCTCGACAGGCTCCGTGTCCCTGGCAGGCAATACGCCCACCTTCCCGGCCACCGGCGTGTGGACGCTGGTGAGCGGCAGCGGCAACATCGTGTCCCCGGGCAACCCAACGAGCATCGTCACCGGCCTGGGGCTGGGTGCCAACGTGTTCCAGTGGACCGTGGACAACGGTGCCTGCCAGAACCCGATCAGCTCCGATCAGGTGACCATCACCGTGTTCGATGCGAACCAGGCGAACGCCAACGCCGGGGCCGACCAGGCGTTGTGCGGTGCCACCAGCGCCACCCTCGCCGGCAACGCGGTCACCGCACCCGGTACCGGCACCTGGACGCTTGTGAGCGGCAGCGGCAGCATCAGCACGCCGGGCAACCCCGCCAGCGCGGTGACCGGCCTCGCGGTGGGCAACAACGTGTTCCAGTGGACGGTGAACAACGGGGCCTGCGGTGCACCCACGTCCGACCAGGTGACCATCGCGGTCTTCGATCCCTCCATGCCGGCGGCGAACGCCGGACCGGACCAGCAGCTGTGCACGCCCATCACGAGCACGACGCTCAACGGCAGCGCGGTGATCTTCCCCGGAACGGGCACCTGGACGCTCGTCAGCGGTTCGGGCACCATCAGCTCGCCCAATAGTGCCAGCACGGGCATCACCGGTCTCGGTGTGGGTGTGAACGTGTTCCGCTGGACGGTGAGCAACGGGCCGTGCGCGGGCACGAGCTTCGACGAGGTCACGATCACCCTCTTCGACAGTGCCACCCCCGTGGCCAATGCCGGGCCCGATCAGCAGATCTGCATCCCCACCTTCCCCTCGCAGGTGAACCTGGCCGGCAGCGCGGTGATCCCGCCGGCGGTGGGCACCTGGACCCTGGTGAGCGGCACGGGCACGATCGCGGACCCCAATGATCCGAACACCCTGGTGACCGGCCTGGCCGTGGGCATCAACGTGTTCCGCTGGACCGTGAGCAATGGGGTCTGTGCGAACGGGCTCACCAACGATCAGATGACCGTGTTCGTGTTCGATGCCGCGAACCCGGTGGCCGACGCGGGCCCCGACCAGGACCTCTGCACGCCCATCACCACCACGGTGCTCAGCGGAAGTGCGCTGATCGTACCAGCCACGGGCACATGGACCCTGGTGAGCGGCAGCGGGACCATCGTGGACCCCGGTGACCCGAACAGCCAGGTGACCGGCCTGGGCCTGGGTCCCAACGTGTTCCAATGGACCGTGAGCAACGGGAACTGCGCCAACCCGATCACCAGCGACCAGGTGACCATCAACCTGTTCAATGGCAATGCGCAACCCGCTGAAGCAGGACCGGACCAGACGATCTGCAGCACGACCACCAGCATCAGCATGTCCGCCAACACGCCTACCGGCCTGGCCACGGGCAGCTGGAGCGTGGTGCAAGGCACGGCCACCTTCGCGGACGCGACCGATCCCGGCACCAGTGTGAGCGGCCTGAGCATCGGCATCAATGAGCTGGAGTGGAGCATCGACAATGGAGCCTGTGGCGTGAGCACGGACGCGTTGACCGTGCTCGTGTACGATGAGGATCAGGCGAACGCCGATGCCGGTCCGGACCAGAGCATCTGCATCCCCGACGTGCCCAACCAGGTGACCCTCGCCGGCAACGCCATCACCTTCCCGGCCACGGGCACGTGGACGCTGGTGAGCGGCAGCGGCAGCATCCTCGACCCGAACGATCCGCTGACCGTGGTGACCGGCCTGGGCGTGGGGGTGAACGTGTTCCAGTGGACCATCGACAACGGTCCCTGCGCGAACGGCATCACCACGGACCAGGTGAGCATCACGGTGTTCGACGGTGGCAACGCAGCGGCCGATGCCGGACCCGACCAGGAGCTGTGCACGCCCACAAGCACCACCACCATGGCCGGCAGCACGGTGGTCTTCCCCGCGGTGGGCACGTGGACCGTGGTGAGCGGCACCGCGACGATCGTGTCGGTCAATGACCCCAACACGCAGGTGACCGGACTGGGCGTGGGCGAGACCGTGCTGCGGTGGACGGTGGACAATGGCGTGTGCGGCACACCCAGCTTCGATGAGGTGAGCCTCTTCGTCTTCGACGCGAACAACCCGGTGGCCAACGCCGGCCCCGACCAGGAGCTCTGCATCCTCACCACCCTCACCGTGGTGAACGGCAGTGCGGTGACCTTCCCGGCCACGGGTACCTGGGCGGTGGTGAGCGGCAGCGGCACCTTCGACGATCAGAACGCGCCCTTCACCAACCTCACCGGATACTCGGTCGGTACGAACGTGTACACCTGGACGGTGAGCAATGGACCCTGTGCCAACGGCCTCACCGTGGACACGCTGCGCGTGGTGGTGTACGACAACACGAACCCGATCGCCAACGCCGGTCCCGACCAGGAGTACTGCACGCCGGATGATGCGGCCGTGCTGGACGGCAGTGAGCTGCTGCCGCCCGCCACCGGGGTGTGGACCCTGATCGCCGGCAGCGGCACGCTGGCGGACCCCACCGACCCGAACACCACCGTGGACAACCTCACCGTGGGCATCAACACCTTCCGCTGGTCGGTGGACAACGGGCCGTGCATCAACGGCAACACGAACGACCAGATGAACATCCTGGTGTTCGATGCGAACAACCCGCCGGCCGATGCCGGCCCTGACCAGGAGCTGTGCACGCCGAACACGAGCACCACCATGGCGGGCAGTGCGCTCATCACCCCGGCGACCGGCACCTGGACCCTGGTGAGCGGAGGCGGCACCATCGTGACGCCCGGCAGCCCCACCACGGCCATCACCGACCTGCCGGTGGGTGAGAACGTGTTCCGCTGGACGGTGGACAACGGTCCCTGTTCCAACCCGATCACCTTCGACGAGGTGAGCCTCTTCGTCTTCGATGAGAACAACCCGGTGGCCAACGCAGGTCCCGACCAGCAGCTGTGCACACCCAACGTGAACGCCACCCTGGCGGGCAGCGCGCTCACCTTCCCGGCCACCGGCACGTGGACCTTGATCGCCGGCAGTGGCACCATCAACGACCCCGGTGATCCCGACGCCGTGGTGAGCGGCCTGGGCGTGGGCGAGAACGTGCTGGTGTGGACCGTGAGCAACGGCCCCTGCACGAACCCCATCACGACGGACACCGTGAGCATCTTCCTGTTCGACGCGAACAACGCCAACGCCGACGCCGGCCCCGACCAGGAGCTCTGCACCCCGACGAGCACCACCACGCTCGCGGGCAACGCACCGATCTTCCCGGCCATCGGCACATGGACCGTGGTCAGCGGCAGTGCCATCATCGACGATCCGAACGACCCGACCAGCGGCGTGAGCGGCCTGGGCGTGGGTGAGACCGTGCTGCAGTGGACCGTGGACAACGGCCCCTGCGCGAACGGCAGCACCAGCGATGTGGTGAGCCTCTTCGTGTTCGATGATGCCAACCCGGTGGCCGACGCCGGTGGCGACCTGGAGCTCTGCGCACCGGACAACGCGGTGACGTTGAGCGGCAGCGCGGTGACCTTCCCGGCCACCGGCACCTGGACCGTGGTGAGCGGCACCGCCACCGTGGTGAGCCCCAACGACCCGAACAGCGTGGTGACCGACCTGGTGGTGGGAGAGACCATCCTGGAGTGGACCGTGGACAACGGCCCCTGCGCCAATGGCATCACCACCGATCAGGTGAGCATCCAGGTCTTCGATCCGCAGAGCGCCAGCGCCGACGCGGGCCCTGACCAGGACCTGTGCACGCCCACCACCGCCGCCACCCTGGCGGGCAGCACCACCATATTCCCCAGCGTGGGCACCTGGACCGTGCTGGCCGGCGCTGGCAGCTTCGCCGATGCCAATGATCCCGCCACCACCGTGAGCGGCCTGATCGTGGGCGAGAACGTGCTGGTGTGGACCGTGGACAACGGCCCCTGCGCGAACGGGGTGACGAGCGACACGCTGAGCATCTTCCTGTACGACGCGAACAATCCGGTGGCCGACGCCGGTGCCGATCAGCAGCTGTGCACGCCGGACACCACCACCACCCTGGCGGGCAGCGCGGTGATCTTCCCCGCCACGGGCCTGTGGACCCTGGTGAGCGGCACGGGCACCATCGTGGACCCCACCGACCCGAACTCGGCGGTGACCGGCCTGACGGTGGGCGAGAACGTGTTCCTCTGGACCGTGACGAACGGACCCTGCGCCAACCCGGTGACGAGCGACGCGGTGAGCATCTTCATCTTCGACGACAGCAACCCGGATGCGAACGCGGGCGCCGACCAGGACCTCTGCACGCCCATCACCAGCGCCACATTGAGCGGCAGTGCGGTGACCTTCCCGGCCACGGGCCAGTGGACCCTGGTGAACGGTCAGGGCACCATCACCGACCCGAGCGATCCGAACACCACGGTGACCGGCCTGGGCATCGGGCTCAACGAATTCGCCTGGACGGTGGACAACGGTCCCTGCGCCAACGGCATCACCGCGGACAACGTGGTGATCAACCTCTTCGACGAGAACGCGCCGCCGGCCGATGCGGGCCCGGACCAGGAGCTCTGCGCGCCGGCGAGCAGCACCTTCCTGCAGGGCAACACCGCCGTGGGCGTGGCCATCGGCACCTGGACCCTGGTGCAGGGCACGGGCGTGTTCGCCGATGCGAACGACCCGCTGACGGAAGTGACCGGCCTCACCATCGGGGAGAACATCTTCCAGTGGACCATCGACAACAGCGTGTGTGGCATCAGCGATGATCTCGTCAGCATCTTCGTCTTCGATCCGAACAACCCGCCGGCCGATGCCGGTCCGGACCAGGAGCTCTGCGTGCCCACCGATAGCACCCTGCTGGCGGGCAACACGCCCATCTTCCCCGCCACGGGCACCTGGAGCGTGATCGCGGGCACGGGCGTGTTCGCCGACGCGAACGACCCCGGTACGCTGGTGAGCACGCTGAGCATCGGCGTGAACACCTTCCGCTGGACGGTGGACAACGGCCCCTGTGCCAACCCGATCACCTTCGACGAGGTGACGGTGATCCTGTACAGCGACAGCACCAGTGCCGCCGATGCGGGCCCGGACCAGGAGGTGTGCCTGCCGCTGACCAGCACCGTGATGGCCGCGGCGCCGCCCCAGGCGCCCGCCACCGGCAGCTGGACGCTCATCGGTGGTGCGGGGACCATCGTCGACCCCGCCAGTCCCACCTCGGCCATCACCGACCTCACCGTGGGCATCAGCACGTTCGTGTGGACCCTGGACAACGGTCCCTGCCCGCAGAACGGCATCATGAGCGATACCATCCAGATCTACGTGTACGACCCCACTGCGCCGACCGCCGACGCGGGACCCGACCAGGAGTTGTGCACGCCGCAGGTGAACACCATGATGCAGGGCAACATCCCGGCCTTCCCGGGTGAGGGCACCTGGAGCCTGCTCAGTGGCAGCGGCACCATCGTGGAGCCGAACAATCCCTTCAGCATGATCACCGGCATGGCCGTGGGTGAGAACGTGTTCGTGTGGCAGATCTACAACGGCCAGTGCGGTTTCGGCCCGCCGAGCACGGACACCGTGAGCGTGTTCATCTTCGACGAGAACCAGCCGCCCGCGCAGACCGGCCCCGACCAGGAGCTGTGCACGCCGACCACCGGTGCGGTGCTCACCGCCAACGACCCCATCTTCCCGGCCACCGGCCAGTGGACGGTGCTGCAGGGCGGTGGCACCCTCGCCGACGCCAGCGACCCCAACACGGCGGTGTTCAACCTCAGCATCGGCGACAACGTGTTCGTGTGGACCATCGACAACGGGCCCTGCCCCAACGCGGTGACCACCGACACGATGCAGGTGACGCTCTTCGACGAGAACTCGCCGAGCGCCGACGCCGGTCCCGACCAGGAGATCTGCATCCCCACCTTCCCGAACACGGTGACGATGGCGGCCACGGACCCCACGTATCCGGCCACCGGCCAGTGGACGCTGGTGAGCGGCACGGGCACCATCACGGACCCCACCAGCGCCACCACCACCATCACCGACCTGCAGGTGGGCGTGAGCGTCTTCGAATGGACGGTGAGCAATGGGCCCTGCCCGAACGGCACCACCACCGACCAGGTGACCATCAGCGTGTTCGATGCAAGCCAGGATGCCGCGGATGCGGGCCCCGACCAGGAGCTGTGCACGCCCACCAGCAGCACCACGCTGGCCGGCAACGCGCTCATCTTCCCGGCCACCGGCAGCTGGACGGTGCTGAGCGGCAGCGGCACGGTGACCGATCCGGCCAGCCCCACGAGCAGCATCACCGGCCTGACCCCGGGCACCACCACGCTGGTGTGGACCATCGACAACGGCCCCTGCACCCCGGGCATCACCACGGACACGGTGCTGATCCAGGTCTTCGACAACACCGCCGCCGCCGCACTGGCGGGCGACGATCAGAGCTTCTGTTCACCCGCACCCAACACCACCATGTTCGCCAGTTCACCCGTAGCCCCGGCCGTTGGCCTCTGGACCCTGATCAGCGGCACCGGCACGCTGGCCGATCCCACCAGCCCCTTCACCGCGGTCACCGACCTGGGCCTGGGTGAAACGGTCTTCGAGTGGACCATCGACAACGGCGCCTGTGGCAGCACCAGCGACCAGATGAGCTTCTTCGTGTACAACAGCGCGCTGGCCGCGGCCGATGCGGGCGAGGACCAGGAGTTCTGCCAGCACCAGTTCACCGGCACCGCGCTGGACGCCGAACCGGTGTTCGATGCGCTGGCCACCGGGGCCTGGAGCGTGGTGAGCGGTACGGCCACCCTGAGCGACCCCGCCGACCCGGCCGCCTTCGCGAGCGGGCTGGCGCTGGGCAACACCTGGTTCGTGTGGACGGTGAACAACGGGGTGTGCGGCACCACCAGCGACTCGGTGCTGGTGCGCCTGAAGGACTGCCTGACGGTGATCGTGCCCGACGCCTTCAGCCCCAACGGCGACGGGGTGAACGACACCTATGTGGTGCACAACCTCGAAAGCTATCCGGACAACAGCCTGCAGGTGTTCAACCGCTGGGGCGCGAAGGTGCTGGACCGCTCGCCCTACACCAACGACTGGAACGGCCGCAGCGAGAACAGCCTCAACTGGGGCGAGGAGCTGCCCGAGAGCACCTACTACTTCATCCTGGACCTCGGCAACGGTGAGGAGCCCTTCACCGGCTACATCTACATCCGCCGCTGA
- the odhB gene encoding 2-oxoglutarate dehydrogenase complex dihydrolipoyllysine-residue succinyltransferase, which produces MATVDIKVPSPGESISEVRIAQWLVKSGDTVEKDQVIAEIDSDKATLELSAEAEGRIELIAEADATVNVGDVVARIDTSVKAEKSTSAKASADDKAKAQAQEAKKPVPAAAAASRAEAPGAGAAPAPAAYATPVAKAMLDEKGVDPSKVKGSGPNGRITKSDVEAYIAGGVDAGSALMNGWGGTRNDSRAKMTTLRKKVAERLVSVKNTTAMLTTFNEVDMSAVMALRDRYKDKFKEQKGVNLGFMSFFTKAVTEALRLFPTVNGQIQGEEIVTFDYADIGIAVSSPKGLMVPIVRNAERMSLAEIEAKIKELAVKARDGKLSIDEMTGGTFTITNGGVFGSMLSTPIINPPQSAILGMHNIVERPVAVNGQVVIRPIMYVALSYDHRIIDGKESVSFLYKVKEMIEDPNKLVFGGKDPGEVLLGL; this is translated from the coding sequence ATGGCCACCGTAGACATCAAGGTCCCCAGCCCCGGAGAGAGCATCAGTGAGGTCCGTATCGCGCAATGGCTCGTGAAGAGCGGCGACACGGTGGAGAAGGACCAGGTGATCGCCGAGATCGACAGCGACAAGGCCACGTTGGAGCTGAGCGCCGAGGCCGAAGGCCGCATTGAACTGATCGCCGAGGCGGATGCCACGGTGAACGTGGGCGATGTGGTGGCACGGATCGACACCAGCGTGAAGGCCGAGAAGTCCACCTCCGCCAAGGCTTCGGCGGATGATAAAGCCAAGGCGCAGGCGCAGGAGGCCAAGAAGCCTGTTCCTGCCGCTGCTGCTGCCTCGCGCGCCGAAGCTCCCGGCGCAGGCGCTGCCCCTGCCCCCGCCGCATACGCCACCCCTGTGGCCAAGGCCATGCTGGACGAGAAAGGCGTGGACCCGAGCAAGGTGAAGGGCAGTGGTCCCAACGGGCGCATCACCAAGAGCGATGTGGAAGCCTACATCGCCGGTGGTGTGGATGCCGGCAGCGCCCTGATGAACGGCTGGGGCGGCACGCGCAACGACAGCCGGGCCAAGATGACCACCCTGCGCAAGAAGGTGGCCGAGCGCCTGGTGAGCGTGAAGAACACCACCGCCATGCTCACCACCTTCAACGAGGTGGACATGAGCGCGGTGATGGCGCTGCGCGACAGGTACAAGGACAAGTTCAAGGAGCAGAAGGGCGTGAACCTGGGCTTCATGAGCTTCTTCACCAAGGCCGTGACCGAGGCGCTTCGTCTGTTCCCCACGGTGAACGGGCAGATCCAGGGCGAGGAGATCGTCACCTTCGACTACGCCGACATCGGCATCGCGGTGAGCAGTCCGAAGGGGCTGATGGTTCCCATCGTGCGCAACGCCGAACGCATGAGCCTGGCCGAGATCGAGGCGAAGATCAAGGAGCTCGCGGTCAAGGCACGCGACGGCAAGCTGAGCATCGACGAGATGACCGGCGGCACCTTCACCATCACCAATGGCGGCGTGTTCGGCAGCATGCTCAGCACGCCCATCATCAATCCGCCGCAGAGCGCCATCCTGGGCATGCACAACATCGTGGAGCGCCCGGTGGCCGTGAACGGTCAGGTCGTCATCCGCCCGATCATGTACGTGGCGCTGAGCTACGATCACCGCATCATCGATGGCAAGGAGAGCGTGAGCTTCCTGTACAAGGTGAAGGAGATGATCGAGGATCCGAACAAGCTGGTGTTCGGCGGGAAGGACCCGGGGGAGGTGTTGTTGGGGCTCTAG